A region from the Candidatus Binatia bacterium genome encodes:
- a CDS encoding PQQ-binding-like beta-propeller repeat protein, which yields MSSLRLVPSLLLSSFLAAALATPAQAQLADSAWPCFQHDAQHTGRTHLLGPDDPTVLWSYKGKNRLVATPSLGADGTIYLGHGRNPMCAIDPADGSEIWCTTRNKGTFADRSSPAVAANGNIYIGGRDNDLWSVLPDGTTQWKFHIPTDGDVTTSPMVGLGGLIYMGSDSLSAGYFYGMRPGPVADPAWLNILGGGLRNVSPALSHDGSVVYVTTSGYQLHAIDALTGVELWRTVLERRRNGARGPNYTPVVGDDGTIYVGFDDGLFAVNPDGSVKWLFATAPRRIYSPPALGHDGTIYVGAARRNDGQLYAIRPDGTLEWSTRVTGRLVNTAPVVDGAGTVYLAADRTLWAFRPHGNGQGGADVKWSLTRFARRVLESGTVIGPGRVLYQGSRDTRLYAIGERG from the coding sequence ATGTCGTCATTGCGACTCGTCCCCTCGTTGCTGCTTTCGTCCTTCCTCGCCGCCGCGCTGGCGACGCCCGCGCAGGCGCAGCTCGCCGACTCGGCGTGGCCGTGCTTCCAGCACGACGCCCAGCACACGGGACGGACGCACCTTCTCGGCCCGGACGATCCGACGGTGCTCTGGTCCTACAAGGGCAAGAACCGGCTCGTCGCCACACCGTCGCTCGGCGCGGACGGGACGATCTACCTCGGCCACGGGCGCAACCCGATGTGCGCGATCGATCCCGCGGACGGCTCGGAGATCTGGTGCACGACGCGCAACAAGGGCACCTTCGCGGATCGCTCGTCGCCCGCGGTCGCGGCGAACGGGAACATCTACATCGGCGGGCGCGACAACGATCTGTGGTCGGTGCTGCCCGACGGCACGACGCAGTGGAAGTTTCACATCCCGACCGACGGCGACGTGACGACCTCGCCGATGGTCGGTCTCGGCGGGCTCATCTACATGGGCTCCGACTCGCTGAGCGCCGGCTACTTCTACGGCATGCGCCCGGGGCCGGTCGCCGATCCCGCGTGGCTCAACATCCTCGGCGGCGGGCTGCGCAACGTGTCGCCCGCGCTGAGCCACGACGGCTCGGTGGTCTACGTGACGACGTCGGGCTACCAGCTGCACGCGATCGACGCGCTGACCGGCGTCGAGCTCTGGCGCACGGTGCTCGAGCGTCGGCGCAACGGCGCGCGCGGGCCGAACTACACGCCGGTCGTCGGCGACGACGGCACGATCTACGTCGGCTTCGATGACGGCCTCTTCGCCGTGAACCCGGACGGCTCGGTGAAGTGGCTCTTCGCGACCGCGCCGCGCCGCATCTACTCGCCGCCCGCGCTCGGCCACGACGGCACGATCTACGTCGGCGCCGCGCGGCGCAACGACGGCCAGCTCTACGCGATCCGGCCCGACGGCACGCTCGAGTGGTCGACGCGCGTCACCGGACGTCTCGTCAACACGGCTCCGGTGGTCGACGGCGCCGGCACCGTCTACCTCGCCGCGGACCGCACGCTGTGGGCCTTCCGCCCGCACGGCAACGGCCAGGGCGGCGCCGACGTCAAGTGGTCGCTGACGCGGTTCGCGCGTCGCGTGCTCGAGTCGGGGACCGTCATCGGCCCGGGACGCGTGCTCTACCAGGGCTCGCGCGACACGCGCCTCTACGCGATCGGCGAGCGCGGCTGA